A section of the Chryseobacterium scophthalmum genome encodes:
- the fabG gene encoding 3-oxoacyl-[acyl-carrier-protein] reductase → MKLLEGKVALITGATRGIGKGIAEIFAQQGAKVAFTYAGSVEKAKELETALSSVTQIKGYQSDASDYDAAQKLVDDVMAEFGKIDILVNNAGITKDNLLMRMSKDDWDTIIKVNLDSVFNLTKAVIKPMMKAKSGSIINMTSVVGVKGNAGQANYAASKAGVIGFTKSIALELGSRNIRCNAIAPGFIETEMTAALDEKTVQGWRDGIPLKRGGQPEDVANACVFFGSEMSSYISGQVLNVDGGMLT, encoded by the coding sequence GAATCGGGAAGGGTATTGCCGAAATTTTTGCTCAACAGGGAGCGAAAGTAGCATTTACGTATGCTGGTTCTGTAGAAAAAGCGAAAGAATTGGAAACTGCTTTAAGTTCTGTAACTCAGATTAAAGGTTATCAGTCTGATGCATCAGATTACGATGCTGCACAAAAGTTGGTAGATGATGTAATGGCTGAGTTTGGTAAAATTGATATTTTAGTAAACAATGCGGGAATTACCAAAGACAATCTTTTGATGAGAATGTCAAAAGACGATTGGGATACTATTATCAAAGTAAATTTAGATTCTGTATTCAACCTTACTAAGGCTGTAATTAAGCCAATGATGAAGGCTAAATCGGGCTCTATCATCAATATGACTTCTGTTGTAGGGGTTAAAGGTAATGCAGGACAGGCAAATTATGCTGCTTCTAAAGCTGGAGTTATCGGATTTACTAAATCTATTGCATTGGAATTGGGCTCAAGAAACATCCGTTGCAACGCAATTGCTCCAGGATTTATTGAAACTGAAATGACGGCTGCTTTAGACGAAAAAACAGTTCAGGGATGGAGAGACGGTATTCCTTTGAAAAGAGGAGGACAACCGGAAGATGTTGCCAACGCATGTGTTTTCTTTGGTAGCGAGATGTCTTCTTATATTTCTGGTCAGGTTTTAAACGTTGACGGAGGAATGTTAACTTAA